In one Nicotiana tomentosiformis chromosome 6, ASM39032v3, whole genome shotgun sequence genomic region, the following are encoded:
- the LOC104101657 gene encoding 3-ketoacyl-CoA synthase 11-like has protein sequence MSESKPEAPVNNAPSYSRNFPDFKQSVKLKYVKLGYHYLITHGMYLFLSPLVVVLAAQLSTFSLSDLYILWEQLRFNLISVVICSTLLVFLSTLYFLTRPRPVYLVDFSCYKPEDSRKCTRQIFMERSKLTGSFPDETLEFQRKILERSGLGESTYLPEAVLRVPPNPCMAEARKEAEIVMFGAIDELLAKTGIKSKDIGILVVNCSLFNPTPSLSAMIVNHYKLRGNIVSYNLGGMGCSAGLISIDLAKDLLQVHPNTYALVLSMENITLNWYFGTEKSMLLPNCLFRMGGAAVLLSNKGSERRRSKYQLVHTVRTHKGSDDKCFSCVYQMEDPNGKVGVSLSKDLMAVAGDALKTNITTLGPLVLPMSEQLLFFATLVGRKLLKMKIKPYIPDFRLAFEHFCIHAGGRAVLDEIEKNLQLTDWHMEPSRMTLYRFGNTSSSSLWYELAYSEAKGRIKRGDRTWQIAFGSGFKCNSAVWKALRSINPAKEKNPWMDEINQFPVDVPRVAKI, from the coding sequence ATGAGTGAATCCAAACCAGAAGCCCCAGTTAATAATGCTCCTTCTTATTCCAGAAACTTTCCTGATTTCAAACAATCTGTGAAACTGAAGTATGTGAAACTTGGATATCATTACCTCATTACTCATGGAATGTATCTATTTTTATCCCCTCTAGTAGTTGTTCTTGCTGCTCAACTCTCTACGTTCTCGCTCAGTGACTTATATATTCTTTGGGAGCAGCTTAGGTTCAATCTCATATCCGTCGTCATATGTTCCACCCTTTTGGTCTTCCTGTCCACCCTCTATTTCCTAACCCGCCCTCGCCCTGTATACCTTGTTGACTTCTCGTGCTATAAGCCTGAAGATTCTAGGAAATGCACGAGGCAGATTTTCATGGAGAGGTCAAAGTTGACTGGTTCGTTCCCTGATGAAACTCTTGAGTTCCAAAGGAAAATTCTTGAGAGGTCTGGACTTGGTGAATCGACTTATCTCCCTGAAGCTGTGTTGAGGGTACCGCCAAATCCTTGTATGGCAGAAGCACGAAAAGAAGCTGAGATTGTTATGTTTGGTGCCATTGATGAACTCCTTGCTAAAACCGGTATTAAGTCAAAGGATATTGGAATTCTAGTAGTAAATTGCAGCTTGTTTAATCCAACCCCCTCATTGTCTGCAATGATCGTGAACCATTACAAGCTTCGTGGAAACATTGTTAGCTACAATCTCGGTGGAATGGGTTGCAGTGCTGGTTTAATCTCGATTGATCTTGCAAAAGATCTTCTTCAAGTCCATCCCAATACTTATGCTTTGGTGCTCAGCATGGAAAACATCACTTTGAACTGGTATTTTGGGACTGAGAAATCCATGCTCCTTCCGAATTGCTTATTTCGAATGGGAGGCGCTGCTGTATTGCTCTCTAACAAAGGATCTGAGAGAAGAAGATCAAAGTACCAGTTGGTTCATACTGTCAGAACTCATAAAGGTTCTGACGACAAGTGTTTTTCTTGTGTTTACCAAATGGAAGATCCCAATGGAAAAGTTGGAGTATCGCTGTCGAAGGATTTAATGGCAGTAGCTGGCGATGCGCTAAAAACCAATATCACTACATTGGGTCCTCTTGTACTTCCCATGTCCGAGCAGTTGCTTTTCTTTGCGACGCTCGTGGGAAGAAAACTGTTGAAGATGAAGATCAAGCCTTATATCCCAGATTTTAGATTGGCCTTTGAGCATTTCTGCATTCACGCTGGCGGCAGAGCTGTGTTAGATGAAATTGAGAAAAACCTGCAACTTACCGACTGGCACATGGAGCCTTCAAGGATGACATTGTATCGATTCGGAAACACCTCGAGTAGCTCTCTTTGGTATGAATTGGCCTACTCGGAAGCTAAGGGAAGGATCAAGAGGGGAGACCGAACTTGGCAGATAGCATTCGGTTCAGGGTTCAAATGTAACAGTGCAGTTTGGAAAGCTTTACGATCAATTAATCCAGCCAAGGAGAAGAACCCGTGGATGGATGAGATCAACCAGTTCCCCGTGGATGTTCCACGAGTTGCAAAAATCTAA